A single window of Liolophura sinensis isolate JHLJ2023 chromosome 6, CUHK_Ljap_v2, whole genome shotgun sequence DNA harbors:
- the LOC135468764 gene encoding glutamate receptor U1-like, which produces MVATSRSWLLILCFTIARQMDCVHSATTTYKVTTIFNRPFIMEPIRPGNTKYDGFLIDVLEELKKSLNVDFDIDLVADGRYGSVTEEGNWTGMVGHLERGEADIAAAPLHLTSMRAKTIEYTVPYMLAGPQILVKTPPGLTMSKFFMLLQPFSTTVWITALVGYVVVSLALYVIWRWSPFEWGSISTERDVRDSFSLQNSFLYAFSTMLWQGYSVTPRSFSGRFLSAIWWIFAMFFLVAYIASLTGRFIIKDSLTPVKIHTFDDLALSNIRYGVIKGGRTYQLFKSSKNPIRQQMFRQMEANPADTPLTIGAGIQKVRRSSGDYAFIMETPMAEYEASKEPCDLYVTGEPLTDDAYAFACKKGAGICSELSHALLALKETARLHDLRRKWFGGVCSEKNALNTKSPFVSPKTTFTLEDAAFAFLLLGLGIIISLVAFGLEIFLDRKGIVKPSVYKGDEMRIHEPIPEV; this is translated from the exons ATGGTGGCTACATCGAGATCATGGCTTTTAATACTGTGCTTCACAATCGCTCGACAG ATGGATTGTGTTCACAGTGCTACAACTACCTACAAAGTTACTACAATTTTT AATCGTCCCTTCATAATGGAACCAATCAGGCCAGGGAACACTAAATATGATGGCTTTCTTATTGATGTCTTGGAAGAACTGAAAAAGTCTCTGAATGTTGACTTTGACATTGACCTAGTGGCAGACGGAAGATACGGATCTGTTACAGAGGAAGGCAACTGGACCGGTATGGTGGGACACCTTGAACGAGGG GAGGCGGACATCGCTGCAGCGCCCTTACATTTGACGTCCATGCGAGCTAAAACAATAGAATACACAGTACCATACATGTTGGCCGGACCCCAGATTCTGGTCAAAACCCCTCCAGGACTGACTATGTCTAAGTTCTTCATGCTTCTTCAGCCGTTCTCCACTACCGTCTGGATCACAGCGTTGGTCGGATATGTGGTCGTTAGCCTCGCCTTGTACGTAATTTGGCGCTGGAGTCCGTTCGAGTGGGGAAGCATTTCAACTGAGCGCGACGTCAGAGATAGTTTCAGtcttcaaaacagttttctcTATGCCTTTAGCACGATGCTCTGGCAAG GATACAGTGTAACTCCGCGCTCATTTTCTGGAAGATTTCTCAGCGCCATCTGGTGGATATTCGCCATGTTCTTCTTGGTTGCCTATATAGCCTCTCTCACTGGCAGATTTATCATCAAGGACTCGCTGACCCCGGTCAAAATCCACACATTCGATGACTTGGCGCTTTCCAACATTAGGTATGGGGTCATCAAGGGAGGCAGAACATATCAACTTTTTAAGTCGTCTAAGAATCCCATCAGGCAGCAGATGTTTAGACAAATGGAAGCCAATCCCGCTGACACGCCATTGACCATAGGTGCAGGCATCCAGAAGGTTCGCCGGTCCAGCGGTGACTACGCTTTTATCATGGAAACACCAATGGCAGAGTACGAGGCATCGAAGGAGCCGTGCGACTTGTATGTTACCGGGGAACCCCTCACTGACGATGCTTACGCTTTTGCCTGCAAGAAGGGTGCAGGGATTTGCAGTGAACTCAGCCACGCATTGTTAGCCCTGAAAGAGACGGCGCGCCTTCATGATCTGCGCAGGAAATGGTTTGGAGGAGTTTGCAGTGAAAAGAATGCTTTAAACACCAAATCTCCGTTTGTGTCTcctaaaacaacatttactcTGGAGGATGCAGCTTTTGCCTTTCTTCTGTTAGGCTTGGGGATAATTATCAGTCTGGTTGCCTTTGGTTTGGAAATCTTCCTGGACAGAAAAGGCATTGTG AAGCCTTCCGTGTACAAAGGCGACGAGATGAGAATCCACGAGCCCATCCCGGAGGTGTAA